A portion of the Drosophila sechellia strain sech25 chromosome 2R, ASM438219v1, whole genome shotgun sequence genome contains these proteins:
- the LOC6615332 gene encoding UDP-glucuronosyltransferase 2C1, translating to MFLKSALHIFLLSLVALQQLDLGTGSRILAAFFFPGKSHFMMTNAIIRELVKQGHEVTFITPFSLAKEKLGPNYKEIVIPQYDFWPEIKEMTNKNTVLEMTDLPNFSFLRMVNVMGIHSTDFALEQPEIQAVINERNKIGKYDLLLAEQFFNEGALILGHLYQIPTITVSTFGNANYLSQLFGVVSPWSYVPHAFMPYTDRMSLWERIGNVAISAVEDLVREFSYYPGQDAVLKKHFSKLLNRVPTIKELERNISAILLNSYMPLAYSRPMAYNMIPVGGLHIQPPKALPEHLQKFLDGATHGAIYFSLGSQVRSADLPPEKLKVFLEVFGSLKQRVLWKFEDESLPNLPANVKVQSWLPQGDILAHPNVKVFIAHGGLFGTQEAVYNSVPILGMPVYCDQHQNINQGKKAEYALGLDYRKVTVEELRGLLLELIENPKYRNNIKKASRIFRDRPLGAMDTAMYWINYVIEHRGAPHLVAAGVHLPWYQFYLLDIVGLALAVILLPIVALILICRRSSKPKSTPTKKKTKKN from the exons ATG TTTTTGAAAAGTGCTCTGCACATTTTTCTCCTAAGTCTGGTTGCTCTACAGCAACTAGATTTGGGTACTGGTTCCCGCATCCTGGcagcatttttttttcctgGCAAGAGTCACTTCATGATGACCAATGCCATCATACGGGAGCTGGTGAAGCAAGGTCATGAGGTTACCTTCATTACTCCGTTTTCCTTGGCGAAGGAAAAACTTGGACCAAACTATAAGGAAATAGTGATTCCTCAATACGATTTTTGGCCAGAAA TTAAGGAGATGACGAATAAAAACACCGTTTTGGAAATGACCGATTTGCCCAATTTCTCATTCCTGCGAATGGTCAATGTGATGGGTATCCACAGTACGGATTTCGCACTGGAGCAACCGGAGATTCAGGCCGTAATCAATGAGAGGAACAAGATTGGCAAATACGATCTGCTGCTGGCGGAGCAGTTCTTCAACGAGGGTGCCCTCATCCTGGGACACTTGTACCAGATCCCAACCATAACCGTTTCGACTTTCGGTAATGCCAACTACCTAAGTCAGCTATTTGGGGTAGTGTCTCCTTGGTCATATGTACCACATGCCTTTATGCCCTATACGGATCGCATGTCTTTGTGGGAACGCATCGGCAATGTGGCCATCAGTGCCGTCGAGGATCTCGTCAGAGAGTTCTCCTACTACCCCGGTCAGGATGCGGTCTTAAAGAAGCACTTCTCCAAGCTCCTCAACAGAGTACCCACTATCAAAGAACTTGAGCGTAATATCTCAGCCATTCTGTTGAACAGCTACATGCCACTGGCATACTCGAGACCAATGGCATATAATATGATCCCAGTGGGCGGTTTGCACATTCAACCACCGAAGGCGCTGCCGGAGCATCTTCAAAAATTCCTGGACGGAGCCACACATGGAGCCATTTACTTCAGCTTGG GTTCCCAGGTGAGAAGTGCCGACTTGCCGCCTGAGAAGCTAAAGGTATTCCTGGAAGTCTTTGGCAGTCTGAAGCAACGCGTTCTCTGGAAGTTCGAGGATGAATCTCTGCCCAATCTGCCGGCTAACGTGAAGGTGCAAAGTTGGTTACCTCAGGGCGATATTCTGGCGCACCCGAATGTCAAGGTTTTCATTGCCCATGGAGGCCTCTTCGGCACCCAGGAGGCGGTGTACAACAGTGTTCCCATATTGGGCATGCCCGTCTACTGCGATCAGCACCAGAACATTAACCAGGGTAAGAAGGCTGAATATGCTCTTGGACTGGATTACCGGAAAGTCACGGTGGAGGAGTTGCGCGGTCTGCTGCTGGAGCTGATTGAGAATCCAAAGTACAGGAATAACATTAAGAAGGCCTCCCGGATATTCCGTGATCGACCACTCGGGGCCATGGATACGGCCATGTACTGGATCAACTATGTGATCGAGCACCGAGGTGCACCTCATCTGGTGGCCGCTGGTGTGCATCTACCCTGGTACCAGTTCTACCTACTGGACATTGTGGGTCTAGCTCTCGCTGTGATCCTGCTGCCAATCGTAGCTCTAATCCTGATCTGCCGCAGGAGCTCCAAGCCAAAGAGCACTCCGACGAAGAAGAAGACCAAGAAGAATTAG
- the LOC6615333 gene encoding UDP-glucuronosyltransferase 2B13, giving the protein MQFPLLFGLLLAGTLYSQLELGEGSKILAVYAFPGKSHFMMHTALIRELVESGHQVTMVTAFTLAKEQLGSNYTEILIEPVYDFWHDVKLNFGAQHLFELTRMTNYDFLKMLEIIGLKTTEHALRQPKVRALIHAEQKEGVFDLLLAEQFYQEAFLALAHLYKVPVVTTSTLGYENHMSQMMGLITPWSFVPHGFMPFTDRMSFLERVKNSYASFYEDMDRLLNYFPKMDAVAREFFGPVLAEVPKVRHMEREISVMLLNSHAPLTTTRPTVDAMVPVGGMHIYPPKALPADMQAFLDGATEGAIFFSLGSNVQSKDMPVEMLRLFLQVFGSLKQRVLWKFEDESISQLPDNVMVRKWLPQADILAHRHVKVFITHGGLFGTQEGVHYAVPMLGIPFYCDQHLNMNKAVLGGYAISLHFQSITDEILRHSLDQLIHNATYKENVQRVSDIFRDRPLEPRKSAVYWIEYVIRHRGAPHMRSAGLDLNWFQFYLLDVIAFVAIIALAGVMALSLAIRLLMGSNKKHRKAKLN; this is encoded by the exons ATGCAGTTTCCATTATTATTTGGTCTCCTTTTGGCGGGAACATTATATTCCCAGTTGGAATTAGGCGAAGGATCGAAAATCCTGGCTGTGTATGCCTTTCCGG GAAAATCCCATTTTATGATGCACACTGCTCTGATAAGGGAACTTGTCGAAAGTGGTCATCAGGTGACCATGGTAACAGCTTTTACTCTGGCGAAAGAGCAACTGGGCAGCAACTACACGGAGATCTTGATAGAACCGGTCTACGATTTCTGGCACGATG TTAAGCTGAATTTTGGAGCCCAGCACCTATTCGAGCTGACCCGCATGACCAACTATGATTTCCTCAAGATGCTGGAGATCATCGGCCTCAAGACCACCGAACATGCCCTGCGGCAGCCCAAGGTTCGGGCTCTCATTCATGCCGAGCAGAAGGAGGGGGTCTTCGATCTTCTCCTGGCCGAGCAGTTCTATCAGGAGGCCTTCTTGGCACTGGCTCATCTGTACAAAGTACCCGTGGTGACCACGAGCACTTTGGGCTATGAGAACCACATGAGTCAGATGATGGGTCTGATTACACCTTGGTCCTTTGTACCGCACGGTTTTATGCCCTTCACCGATCGCATGAGTTTCCTGGAGAGAGTGAAGAACTCCTATGCATCCTTCTACGAAGACATGGACAGGCTGCTGAACTATTTTCCGAAAATGGATGCGGTGGCCAGGGAGTTCTTTGGACCCGTACTGG CCGAGGTGCCCAAGGTCAGGCACATGGAGCGGGAAATCTCAGTGATGCTACTAAACAGTCACGCACCGCTGACCACGACACGTCCCACAGTGGACGCCATGGTGCCAGTGGGCGGGATGCACATCTATCCACCCAAAGCGCTGCCGGCTGACATGCAAGCCTTTCTGGATGGCGCCACCGAGGGGGCCATCTTCTTCAGCCTGGGCAGCAATGTCCAGAGCAAGGACATGCCCGTGGAAATGCTGCGACTGTTCCTGCAGGTATTCGGTTCGCTCAAGCAGCGGGTATTGTGGAAATTCGAGGACGAGAGCATTAGCCAATTGCCAGATAACGTGATGGTCAGGAAGTGGCTGCCACAGGCGGACATTCTGGCCCATCGTCATGTGAAGGTATTCATTACCCACGGTGGCTTGTTTGGCACTCAGGAGGGAGTGCATTATGCTGTGCCCATGCTGGGTATTCCCTTCTACTGTGATCag CACCTTAATATGAACAAAGCTGTTTTGGGTGGATATGCCATTAGTCTGCACTTCCAGTCGATTACCGATGAAATCCTGCGGCACTCCTTGGACCAACTTATCCACAATGCAACCTACAAAGAGAACGTTCAGAGGGTATCGGATATTTTCCGGGATCGTCCGCTGGAGCCGCGAAAAAGTGCCGTCTACTGGATCGAATATGTTATCCGGCATCGAGGTGCTCCACATATGAGATCTGCAGGCCTGGATCTCAACTGGTTCCAATTCTACTTGCTGGATGTCATAGCTTTTGTGGCTATTATTGCTTTAGCTGGAGTCATGGCTCTCTCATTGGCCATTCGATTACTGATGGGCAGTAATAAGAAACACAGGAAAGCTAAGCTAAATTAA
- the LOC6615334 gene encoding apoptosis-stimulating of p53 protein 1 isoform X1 has product MLTCVCRPVSGNLPKMPPSSLMPTHRASASSASSSSSSTASLAFVSPTRGVVVTSEPKLNVPSRLTSAELRAMALRQQQQIDSQHQLLATKEQRLRFLKSQEVRSAVASAEGERLRRLRERVEAQESKLRRLRALRGQVDLQKTYNVTLSNDLDSIRALFSEKEKELSLAVAKVEALTRQLEELRRDRRCPVNILAAAGNGVGGQPLPPQASRELEKLRRELMYRNQLSLQQDARLHMQREALQQRQAELRSVDQRIYELQTRLQRKKQVNTHHQQQQQQQHQQQQHQQQQQQQTAVQQQQQQQQQLHVQSAQLLAAAAAATAQQQQQQQQQQQNASNLGKHGGVAALKQQLLQKQVNQLAAAAAAAAAGRARGNVAAVEPFIHTPQKSTITSTASYLSGAMKHAAATANTNQQNQLIQDLTHVKLGQNSGFFAGSVPVPVASSSCESDESKLAKKLLAAPAKTEAELHKQAQTEAMDSTTHIYAEVGPKKRDREAAAAAAAAAAAAAAQAAAEAANQAATATAASATSPPATANASKIPKSTTSSSSSASALISKLNQQATAKESQDQQQSQAKKNEISVTSETLSERNTQQQLTVHSMPLGAISKSVALAVSNASKPLQVQVSNLAVPPRKPISSVAPNSVSSGSSIPKMITYSPKVNRVAPNVVMTDPRPALPPKPSKMSPTEQPSPVEANTSGSAGGAGTGGASASTANKTQTATFGLQSLNINDNLPIKAKPLTIRKQPLFEQPRLKSSQSSSNGQQKPPLLQLQNQRKSEPSARQPTENLPDTSPQHSPSSESSADETDRMVAPSITTSQQETSTSASSTTTTATTSNIKERTGNGKPKLGRRVSFDPLALLLDASLEGELELVKKTAMQVANPSAANDEGITALHNAICAGHFDIVKFLVEFGCDVNAQDSDGWTPLHCAASCNNLSMVKFLVESGACLFASTLSDHETPAEKCEEDEEGFDGCSEYLYSIQEKLGILHNGDVYAVFSYEAQNGDELSFHVNEPLIVLRKGDDAENEWWWARNAAGEEGYVPRNLLGLYPRVPPHSPHFSD; this is encoded by the exons GTGCCCAGCAGGCTGACGTCAGCCGAACTGAGGGCGATGGCTTTgagacagcagcagcaaatcgACAGCCAGCACCAGCTGCTGGCCACCAAGGAGCAGCGCCTGCGCTTCCTCAAGTCGCAGGAGGTGCGCAGCGCAGTGGCCAGCGCGGAGGGCGAGCGGCTCCGCCGGCTGCGGGAGCGGGTGGAGGCGCAGGAGTCCAAGCTGCGACGCCTGCGAGCGCTGCGGGGTCAAGTGGATCTGCAGAAGACCTACAATGTCACACTGA GCAATGACTTGGACTCAATTCGAGCACTGTTCAGcgagaaggagaaggagcTCAGCTTGGCCGTGGCCAAGGTGGAGGCTTTGACCCGGCAACTGGAGGAGCTGCGACGTGACCGACGATGTCCTGTGAATATACTGGCAGCAGCTGGCAACGGAGTTGGTGGTCAGCCGCTTCCACCGCAGGCATCCCGCGAACTGGAGAAGCTGCGTCGCGAACTGATG TACCGCAATCAGTTGTCGCTTCAGCAGGATGCACGCTTGCACATGCAACGTGAGGCACTGCAGCAAAGGCAGGCGGAGCTGCGGTCGGTGGACCAGCGCATTTACGAGCTGCAGACGCGCCTGCAGCGCAAAAAGCAGGTCAACACccatcaccagcagcagcagcagcagcagcaccaacaacagcaacatcagcagcagcagcaacaacagaccgcagtgcaacaacagcagcagcagcagcagcaactgcatgTGCAGTCTGCACAATTgctggcggcagcagcagcagcaactgcccagcagcaacagcagcaacagcaacagcagcaaaatgcCAGCAATCTGGGCAAACATGGTGGGGTGGCCGCCCTGAAGCAGCAACTGCTGCAGAAGCAGGTCAATCAGctggcagctgctgctgccgccgcagcCGCTGGACGAGCCCGCGGCAATGTGGCAGCCGTGGAGCCCTTCATCCACACGCCCCAGAAGTCCACCATCACGAGCACGGCCAGCTATCTGAGCGGTGCGATGAAGCATGCAGCGGCCACGGCCAATACCAACCAGCAGAACCAGCTCATCCAGGACTTGACGCACGTCAAGCTGGGACAAAACAGTGGCTTTTTTGCCGGCTCCGTGCCCGTGCCCGTGGCCAGCTCCAGCTGCGAAAGCGATGAATCCAAGTTGGCCAAGAAGCTGCTGGCGGCTCCGGCCAAAACGGAGGCGGAGCTGCACAAGCAGGCGCAAACGGAGGCCATGGACAGTACCACACATATCTACGCGGAAGTGGGACCCAAGAAACGAGATCGGgaagcagcggcggcggcggcagcagcagcagcagcagcagcagctcaggCAGCAGCAGAGGCAGCAAACCAGGccgcaactgcaacagcagcatccgCAACATCTCCACCCGCCACCGCAAATGCCAGCAAAATCCCCAAGAGCACCACCTCGAGCAGCAGTTCGGCCTCGGCACTGATAAGCAAACTCAACCAGCAGGCGACGGCGAAGGAGAGCCAGGATCAGCAGCAATCCCAAGCCAAGAAGAACGAGATTTCGGTGACCAGCGAAACGCTTTCGGAGCGCAACACGCAGCAACAACTTACCGTGCACAGCATGCCCCTGGGAGCTATTAGCAAATCAGTAGCCCTTGCCGTTTCCAATGCCTCCAAGCCGCTCCAGGTGCAGGTGAGCAACTTGGCCGTGCCGCCACGCAAACCCATCAGCAGTGTGGCGCCCAACTCGGTGTCCAGCGGCAGCTCCATACCCAAAATGATCACCTACAGCCCCAAGGTGAATCGCGTGGCGCCCAATGTGGTGATGACGGATCCCCGACCAGCGCTGCCGCCCAAGCCCAGCAAGATGTCGCCCACAGAGCAGCCATCACCAGTGGAGGCCAATACATCCGGATCCGCTGGCGGAGCAGGAACTGGAGGAGCATCGGCATCGACTGCTAATAAGACGCAAACGGCCACCTTTGGACTGCAATCCCTGAACATCAACGACAATTTGCCCATCAAAGCGAAGCCACTGACCATCCGCAAGCAGCCGCTGTTCGAGCAGCCACGCCTCAAGTCCAGCCAATCCAGTTCCAATGGCCAACAGAAGCCGCcactgctgcagttgcaaaaCCAGCGGAAATCCGAACCGTCGGCTAGACAGCCAACGGAGAACTTGCCGGACACATCCCCCCAACATTCGCCGAGCAGTGAATCCAGCGCGGATGAAACGGATCGAATGGTGGCCCCCAGCATCACGACCAGTCAACAGGAGACATCAACATCCGCATCATCCACGACGACAACCGCGACCACCAGCAACATCAAGGAGCGAACGGGAAACGGAAAACCCAAGCTGGGGCGAAGGGTGAGCTTTGATCCGCTGGCCCTGCTGCTGGACGCCAGTTTGGAAGGAGAACTGGAACTGGTCAAGAAGACGGCCATGCAAGTGGCCAATCCCAGTGCCGCCAACGATGAGGGGATTACAGCGCTACACAATGCCATCTGTGCCGGACACTTTGACATTGTCAA ATTCCTCGTTGAGTTTGGCTGCGATGTGAATGCCCAGGACTCGGATGGCTGGACGCCATTGCATTGCGCAGCCAGCTGCAATAATCTGTCCATGGTCAAGTTCCTGGTGGAGAGCGGCGCCTGTCTGTTTGCCTCCACGCTGTCGGATCACGAGACGCCGGCGGAAAAGTgcgaggaggatgaggagggATTCGATGGCTGCTCCGAGTATTTATACA GCATCCAGGAGAAGCTGGGCATTCTGCACAATGGCGACGTGTACGCCGTGTTCTCCTACGAGGCCCAAAACGGAGACGAGCTCTCCTTCCACGTCAATGAGCCACTGATCGTGCTGCGCAAGGGCGACGATGCCGAGAACGAGTGGTGGTGGGCACGGAATGCCGCCGGCGAGGAGGGCTACGTGCCCCGCAATCTCCTGGGG CTGTATCCGCGTGTGCCGCCGCATTCGCCGCACTTCAGCGATTAG
- the LOC6615334 gene encoding apoptosis-stimulating of p53 protein 1 isoform X2, protein MKEPTNTLDEIVPSRLTSAELRAMALRQQQQIDSQHQLLATKEQRLRFLKSQEVRSAVASAEGERLRRLRERVEAQESKLRRLRALRGQVDLQKTYNVTLSNDLDSIRALFSEKEKELSLAVAKVEALTRQLEELRRDRRCPVNILAAAGNGVGGQPLPPQASRELEKLRRELMYRNQLSLQQDARLHMQREALQQRQAELRSVDQRIYELQTRLQRKKQVNTHHQQQQQQQHQQQQHQQQQQQQTAVQQQQQQQQQLHVQSAQLLAAAAAATAQQQQQQQQQQQNASNLGKHGGVAALKQQLLQKQVNQLAAAAAAAAAGRARGNVAAVEPFIHTPQKSTITSTASYLSGAMKHAAATANTNQQNQLIQDLTHVKLGQNSGFFAGSVPVPVASSSCESDESKLAKKLLAAPAKTEAELHKQAQTEAMDSTTHIYAEVGPKKRDREAAAAAAAAAAAAAAQAAAEAANQAATATAASATSPPATANASKIPKSTTSSSSSASALISKLNQQATAKESQDQQQSQAKKNEISVTSETLSERNTQQQLTVHSMPLGAISKSVALAVSNASKPLQVQVSNLAVPPRKPISSVAPNSVSSGSSIPKMITYSPKVNRVAPNVVMTDPRPALPPKPSKMSPTEQPSPVEANTSGSAGGAGTGGASASTANKTQTATFGLQSLNINDNLPIKAKPLTIRKQPLFEQPRLKSSQSSSNGQQKPPLLQLQNQRKSEPSARQPTENLPDTSPQHSPSSESSADETDRMVAPSITTSQQETSTSASSTTTTATTSNIKERTGNGKPKLGRRVSFDPLALLLDASLEGELELVKKTAMQVANPSAANDEGITALHNAICAGHFDIVKFLVEFGCDVNAQDSDGWTPLHCAASCNNLSMVKFLVESGACLFASTLSDHETPAEKCEEDEEGFDGCSEYLYSIQEKLGILHNGDVYAVFSYEAQNGDELSFHVNEPLIVLRKGDDAENEWWWARNAAGEEGYVPRNLLGLYPRVPPHSPHFSD, encoded by the exons GTGCCCAGCAGGCTGACGTCAGCCGAACTGAGGGCGATGGCTTTgagacagcagcagcaaatcgACAGCCAGCACCAGCTGCTGGCCACCAAGGAGCAGCGCCTGCGCTTCCTCAAGTCGCAGGAGGTGCGCAGCGCAGTGGCCAGCGCGGAGGGCGAGCGGCTCCGCCGGCTGCGGGAGCGGGTGGAGGCGCAGGAGTCCAAGCTGCGACGCCTGCGAGCGCTGCGGGGTCAAGTGGATCTGCAGAAGACCTACAATGTCACACTGA GCAATGACTTGGACTCAATTCGAGCACTGTTCAGcgagaaggagaaggagcTCAGCTTGGCCGTGGCCAAGGTGGAGGCTTTGACCCGGCAACTGGAGGAGCTGCGACGTGACCGACGATGTCCTGTGAATATACTGGCAGCAGCTGGCAACGGAGTTGGTGGTCAGCCGCTTCCACCGCAGGCATCCCGCGAACTGGAGAAGCTGCGTCGCGAACTGATG TACCGCAATCAGTTGTCGCTTCAGCAGGATGCACGCTTGCACATGCAACGTGAGGCACTGCAGCAAAGGCAGGCGGAGCTGCGGTCGGTGGACCAGCGCATTTACGAGCTGCAGACGCGCCTGCAGCGCAAAAAGCAGGTCAACACccatcaccagcagcagcagcagcagcagcaccaacaacagcaacatcagcagcagcagcaacaacagaccgcagtgcaacaacagcagcagcagcagcagcaactgcatgTGCAGTCTGCACAATTgctggcggcagcagcagcagcaactgcccagcagcaacagcagcaacagcaacagcagcaaaatgcCAGCAATCTGGGCAAACATGGTGGGGTGGCCGCCCTGAAGCAGCAACTGCTGCAGAAGCAGGTCAATCAGctggcagctgctgctgccgccgcagcCGCTGGACGAGCCCGCGGCAATGTGGCAGCCGTGGAGCCCTTCATCCACACGCCCCAGAAGTCCACCATCACGAGCACGGCCAGCTATCTGAGCGGTGCGATGAAGCATGCAGCGGCCACGGCCAATACCAACCAGCAGAACCAGCTCATCCAGGACTTGACGCACGTCAAGCTGGGACAAAACAGTGGCTTTTTTGCCGGCTCCGTGCCCGTGCCCGTGGCCAGCTCCAGCTGCGAAAGCGATGAATCCAAGTTGGCCAAGAAGCTGCTGGCGGCTCCGGCCAAAACGGAGGCGGAGCTGCACAAGCAGGCGCAAACGGAGGCCATGGACAGTACCACACATATCTACGCGGAAGTGGGACCCAAGAAACGAGATCGGgaagcagcggcggcggcggcagcagcagcagcagcagcagcagctcaggCAGCAGCAGAGGCAGCAAACCAGGccgcaactgcaacagcagcatccgCAACATCTCCACCCGCCACCGCAAATGCCAGCAAAATCCCCAAGAGCACCACCTCGAGCAGCAGTTCGGCCTCGGCACTGATAAGCAAACTCAACCAGCAGGCGACGGCGAAGGAGAGCCAGGATCAGCAGCAATCCCAAGCCAAGAAGAACGAGATTTCGGTGACCAGCGAAACGCTTTCGGAGCGCAACACGCAGCAACAACTTACCGTGCACAGCATGCCCCTGGGAGCTATTAGCAAATCAGTAGCCCTTGCCGTTTCCAATGCCTCCAAGCCGCTCCAGGTGCAGGTGAGCAACTTGGCCGTGCCGCCACGCAAACCCATCAGCAGTGTGGCGCCCAACTCGGTGTCCAGCGGCAGCTCCATACCCAAAATGATCACCTACAGCCCCAAGGTGAATCGCGTGGCGCCCAATGTGGTGATGACGGATCCCCGACCAGCGCTGCCGCCCAAGCCCAGCAAGATGTCGCCCACAGAGCAGCCATCACCAGTGGAGGCCAATACATCCGGATCCGCTGGCGGAGCAGGAACTGGAGGAGCATCGGCATCGACTGCTAATAAGACGCAAACGGCCACCTTTGGACTGCAATCCCTGAACATCAACGACAATTTGCCCATCAAAGCGAAGCCACTGACCATCCGCAAGCAGCCGCTGTTCGAGCAGCCACGCCTCAAGTCCAGCCAATCCAGTTCCAATGGCCAACAGAAGCCGCcactgctgcagttgcaaaaCCAGCGGAAATCCGAACCGTCGGCTAGACAGCCAACGGAGAACTTGCCGGACACATCCCCCCAACATTCGCCGAGCAGTGAATCCAGCGCGGATGAAACGGATCGAATGGTGGCCCCCAGCATCACGACCAGTCAACAGGAGACATCAACATCCGCATCATCCACGACGACAACCGCGACCACCAGCAACATCAAGGAGCGAACGGGAAACGGAAAACCCAAGCTGGGGCGAAGGGTGAGCTTTGATCCGCTGGCCCTGCTGCTGGACGCCAGTTTGGAAGGAGAACTGGAACTGGTCAAGAAGACGGCCATGCAAGTGGCCAATCCCAGTGCCGCCAACGATGAGGGGATTACAGCGCTACACAATGCCATCTGTGCCGGACACTTTGACATTGTCAA ATTCCTCGTTGAGTTTGGCTGCGATGTGAATGCCCAGGACTCGGATGGCTGGACGCCATTGCATTGCGCAGCCAGCTGCAATAATCTGTCCATGGTCAAGTTCCTGGTGGAGAGCGGCGCCTGTCTGTTTGCCTCCACGCTGTCGGATCACGAGACGCCGGCGGAAAAGTgcgaggaggatgaggagggATTCGATGGCTGCTCCGAGTATTTATACA GCATCCAGGAGAAGCTGGGCATTCTGCACAATGGCGACGTGTACGCCGTGTTCTCCTACGAGGCCCAAAACGGAGACGAGCTCTCCTTCCACGTCAATGAGCCACTGATCGTGCTGCGCAAGGGCGACGATGCCGAGAACGAGTGGTGGTGGGCACGGAATGCCGCCGGCGAGGAGGGCTACGTGCCCCGCAATCTCCTGGGG CTGTATCCGCGTGTGCCGCCGCATTCGCCGCACTTCAGCGATTAG